The DNA sequence AGACTGTTTGAACTGTAGCCGTCCCTATGTTCGGTTTCTTTGTTGTGAATGGGTATGTTGATACCTCTTCACTTAGTAGGGTTGCTGCATTGAAGAATGTCGTCTTCCCAGTATTCGTCTTCCCAATCAATCCTATTCTTATCATCTACCCCTCTACCAATCCATCTATTTCTCTAAGCCACTCTTTAAGTTTTTGGAATGCCAATATCTTCGATGTGGATTTTGATCCTGGTGGTCCAGGCATTTTCATGTAGAATAAGTTTACTGGGTATACTGCTCCACAAATACCTCTATCTATGCATATCCTCCCAATCCTAACTAGATCCACTAGTAACCCCGCCAGCGCTGGGCTGTCATTCATCCTAACATTAATGTATATTTCATCCTTCAAATTGTTGAATGTGTAGTATTCCATATGCATTGTTACAAGCTTCCTATCTCCTAAAGGTTCTAGGTATCCTGTGGGCTTTATATAGTGTGGGACTTCATATCCAAGTATATCTTTTATCATGCTGCTCTTCGTAACTTCCTTCATCAAATTCCTCTCCGGTAGTGTTAATGCTAGGAAGTCTGTGTTTCCAGCTATGTTGAATTGAACTATGAATTCAACCTTCCTATTCCTAGTGGCCATATGCTCCAATAAATCTGCGGTTAATGGTGTTGCACCAGTAGCTCCATCATCCCCAAATAGTGGTAAGCCATTTTTCTCATACATTTTAACGATGTTTTCATCGTTGGCTACTGGTGTTGGTATGGCATTTACGAATGCCACTTTACGTCCAGTTTCCTCCCTATACTTCAAAGTGGCGTATGCATATACTTGTGTTGCCGCTAATTTTTCAACATCATTTCCATTAATCCTCTTCTCCAATTCGCTTATATCGTTGAGTGGTTTCGCGTTTTCCGTTGTTATGATGTTTACTATTACGTCTGGATTCATCTCCCTCCATTGATCAACAATATTATTTACGGCATCCTTTAAGGTCATCTTCCTCTCCAATCCCAAGACTCCACTTAAAACTCCATTTAAGCTTCTTAAATGCACCCCCTCCCTAACTTCTACTTCCTTCAATTTCTCAGGGATTGGCGATACTTCTCCTATTTCCTTCTTTGCCACTTCATATATTGTTTTCCCAACCTTTTTTGCATCTACATCGTATGATCCCACTATCTCTATTTCCTCTATCTTCCTCCTCAATTTTACATTGGCTAGTGGAACTCCATATGGTGGTATCTCCCCAGCTTTTATCCTTTCCAATCCAACTGCAAAGTAATTTGCAACCATCCCTTGCCCGAGGATTATGGTTCTTATCATGTGGTTACATCACACTTTTCCTTTGATAATTGGTTTAACTAGCTTTTAAGTATTTCTGGCCGTAAATATTACGTAGTGCTTCATATAATTTCATGGAGATTATTGATGTAGCCATTATCCTCTCCAAGTCTTCTATGCTCTTCCTCATTTCATCGAGCTTCTTCCTCAATCCTGGAACTAGTGATCTAGGGTACTCTAGTGATTCTAATGCTTGGA is a window from the Candidatus Methanomethylicota archaeon genome containing:
- a CDS encoding myo-inositol-1-phosphate synthase, which gives rise to MIRTIILGQGMVANYFAVGLERIKAGEIPPYGVPLANVKLRRKIEEIEIVGSYDVDAKKVGKTIYEVAKKEIGEVSPIPEKLKEVEVREGVHLRSLNGVLSGVLGLERKMTLKDAVNNIVDQWREMNPDVIVNIITTENAKPLNDISELEKRINGNDVEKLAATQVYAYATLKYREETGRKVAFVNAIPTPVANDENIVKMYEKNGLPLFGDDGATGATPLTADLLEHMATRNRKVEFIVQFNIAGNTDFLALTLPERNLMKEVTKSSMIKDILGYEVPHYIKPTGYLEPLGDRKLVTMHMEYYTFNNLKDEIYINVRMNDSPALAGLLVDLVRIGRICIDRGICGAVYPVNLFYMKMPGPPGSKSTSKILAFQKLKEWLREIDGLVEG